The following are from one region of the bacterium genome:
- a CDS encoding flippase encodes MRAARFVAKNTLLMSLGLFAGRILAFFIFRKLTGEAETVGTGVWGVAVDLSSMALTVANFGLVVLITREIVKDRANTWSILWAALRIRWLLSLLIYALLVVYVFATGYDGPTRLVVLIMALGVVLEATGMACDSVLQGHEKVEHQTTSQLVSAVVYFVLGWWWLEAGYGIVGVAWANVLCRLARLMVLVPLMVRHCGPWRRPAPGQGMGLLWLAKLGVPVFMATTFGIVSYKIDTVMIMEILGKLGAGIYTIGHRPLDLLLIIPSIFAMALFPSLQRYREQAKAGADEDVERMGERALRYLNLLILPLTLFCILAAGPIIRTIATSSDLEPSVSVFRIVILGLPVQAQSHIYNRLLMTVGREKVFVRIALTVLLTNVVMNLLLIPVLKWHGAAMTTVLSLLIGYLQHRWYVGRAGLRVPALRGLLGTGAALAAAWFGAVALAHLAAPGWHVTWRALPAEGVLPFAAMTLLTGALYVAALFTLKVVGRADVEMVRGVLPGGGDE; translated from the coding sequence TTGAGAGCCGCCCGCTTCGTGGCCAAGAACACCCTGCTGATGTCGCTCGGTCTCTTCGCCGGACGCATCCTCGCCTTCTTCATCTTCCGCAAGCTGACCGGCGAGGCGGAGACGGTCGGCACGGGCGTGTGGGGCGTGGCCGTCGATCTCTCGTCCATGGCCCTGACCGTCGCCAACTTCGGCCTCGTGGTGCTGATCACCCGCGAGATCGTCAAGGACCGCGCCAATACCTGGTCCATCCTCTGGGCCGCCCTGCGCATACGCTGGCTGCTGAGCCTGTTGATCTACGCGCTGCTTGTCGTCTACGTGTTCGCCACCGGCTACGACGGGCCCACCCGCCTGGTGGTCCTGATCATGGCCCTGGGCGTAGTGCTCGAGGCCACGGGCATGGCCTGCGACTCGGTGCTGCAGGGACACGAGAAGGTGGAGCACCAGACCACCAGCCAGCTCGTCTCGGCCGTGGTCTACTTCGTCCTGGGCTGGTGGTGGCTGGAGGCGGGCTACGGCATCGTCGGCGTGGCCTGGGCCAACGTGCTCTGCCGCCTGGCGAGGCTGATGGTCCTGGTGCCCCTGATGGTGCGACACTGCGGCCCCTGGCGACGGCCGGCGCCCGGCCAGGGCATGGGTTTGCTGTGGCTGGCGAAGCTGGGTGTGCCCGTCTTCATGGCCACCACCTTCGGCATCGTTTCCTACAAGATCGATACCGTGATGATCATGGAGATACTGGGCAAGCTGGGCGCCGGCATCTACACCATCGGGCACCGTCCGCTCGACCTGCTGCTGATCATCCCGAGCATCTTCGCCATGGCGCTCTTCCCTTCGTTGCAGCGCTACCGGGAGCAAGCCAAGGCGGGGGCGGACGAGGACGTGGAGCGCATGGGGGAGCGGGCCCTGCGCTACCTGAACCTGCTGATCCTGCCGCTGACCCTGTTCTGCATCCTCGCCGCGGGGCCGATCATCAGGACCATCGCCACGAGCTCCGATCTGGAGCCGTCGGTCTCCGTCTTCCGGATCGTCATCCTGGGTCTGCCCGTGCAGGCCCAGAGCCACATCTACAACCGCCTGCTGATGACCGTGGGGCGCGAGAAAGTGTTCGTGCGCATCGCCTTGACGGTCCTGTTGACCAACGTCGTGATGAACCTGCTGCTCATCCCCGTGCTCAAGTGGCACGGCGCCGCCATGACCACGGTGCTGAGCCTCCTGATCGGCTACCTGCAGCATCGCTGGTACGTGGGCCGGGCCGGCCTGCGCGTGCCCGCGCTGCGGGGCCTGCTGGGAACCGGCGCGGCGCTGGCGGCCGCCTGGTTCGGCGCGGTGGCCCTCGCGCACCTGGCCGCGCCCGGGTGGCACGTCACGTGGCGGGCGTTGCCGGCCGAGGGCGTGCTGCCGTTCGCGGCCATGACCCTGCTGACGGGCGCGCTGTACGTGGCGGCGTTGTTCACCCTGAAGGTCGTGGGCCGTGCGGACGTGGAGATGGTGCGCGGCGTGCTGCCGGGGGGCGGCGATGAGTGA
- a CDS encoding response regulator transcription factor, whose translation MSITILLADDHQLLREGLKALLGLQEDMEVVGEAVNGIQAFDLTRKLDPDVVIMDINMPEQNGIEASRKITKHCRGVKVLALSVHSDQNFVLEMLRAGASGYLLKDCALDELVLAIRMVMEDKYYLSPAITGTVLEDFLHDRGEPKSSLSLLTNREREVLQMIAEGKSTRDTAEALSISAKTVETHRLRLMNKLGLRNVADLTKFALREGLTTLDF comes from the coding sequence ATGAGCATCACGATACTGCTGGCCGACGATCACCAACTCCTGCGCGAAGGGCTGAAGGCCCTGCTGGGGCTGCAGGAGGACATGGAGGTCGTCGGCGAGGCCGTAAACGGCATCCAGGCCTTCGACCTGACGCGCAAGCTGGATCCCGACGTGGTCATCATGGACATCAACATGCCGGAACAGAACGGCATCGAGGCCTCGCGCAAGATCACCAAGCACTGCCGGGGCGTGAAGGTGCTCGCCCTCTCGGTGCACAGCGACCAGAACTTCGTGCTCGAGATGCTGCGCGCCGGCGCCTCGGGATACCTGCTCAAGGATTGCGCCCTGGACGAGCTGGTCCTGGCCATCCGCATGGTCATGGAGGACAAGTACTACCTGAGCCCGGCCATCACCGGCACCGTGCTGGAGGATTTCCTGCACGACCGCGGGGAGCCGAAGTCGAGCCTCTCCCTGCTCACCAATCGCGAACGCGAGGTGCTGCAGATGATCGCCGAGGGCAAATCCACGCGCGACACCGCCGAGGCCCTGAGCATCAGCGCCAAGACCGTCGAGACCCACCGCCTGCGCCTGATGAACAAGCTCGGCCTGCGCAACGTGGCCGACCTTACCAAGTTCGCCCTGCGCGAGGGCCTGACCACGCTCGACTTCTGA
- a CDS encoding endonuclease/exonuclease/phosphatase family protein codes for MVHRTSTSLSVLVAAALLIGGCGTSETTHVPDPVPGEQNLFDGLVFGSADAFDIVTWNLENFPANDANPPLSVKYAAHAVRAMDADLIALQEIVSGTSFAALLDSLPGWSGYRAVGAPYDQNLAYLWREATVSVAVDPYTIYNGEYSAFPRRPLVLECSFAGQTLVIVNNHLKCCGDNVIDEEDEDDEEYRRRLAVGLLDTWIRVEHPGDAVIVLGDLNDRLTDAPAANVFSVLLDAPGDYLFTDMSLAEGSSINWSFKYSSHIDHILVTDELFGHLAHAAAEVRTFHMDSYLESGWGEYETNLSDHLPVGLKLPLAP; via the coding sequence ATGGTTCATCGCACATCGACATCGTTGAGCGTCCTGGTCGCGGCGGCGCTGCTGATCGGCGGTTGCGGCACGTCCGAGACGACGCACGTCCCCGACCCCGTGCCGGGCGAGCAGAATCTCTTCGACGGGCTGGTCTTCGGGAGCGCCGACGCCTTCGATATCGTCACCTGGAACCTGGAGAACTTCCCCGCCAACGACGCCAATCCCCCCCTGTCGGTGAAATACGCCGCGCACGCGGTGCGGGCCATGGACGCCGATCTGATCGCCCTGCAGGAGATCGTGAGCGGGACGAGCTTCGCGGCCCTGCTGGATTCGCTGCCGGGATGGTCGGGATACCGGGCCGTGGGCGCGCCCTACGACCAGAACCTGGCCTATCTCTGGCGCGAGGCCACCGTGTCGGTGGCGGTGGATCCCTACACCATCTACAACGGCGAGTACAGCGCCTTCCCGCGCCGGCCCCTGGTGCTGGAGTGCAGCTTTGCCGGACAGACCCTGGTGATCGTCAACAACCACCTGAAATGCTGCGGCGACAACGTCATCGACGAGGAGGACGAGGACGACGAGGAATACCGTCGCCGGCTGGCCGTCGGCCTGCTGGACACCTGGATCCGCGTCGAACATCCCGGCGACGCCGTGATCGTCCTGGGCGACCTCAACGACCGTCTGACCGACGCGCCCGCCGCCAACGTGTTCAGCGTCCTCCTGGACGCGCCCGGCGACTACCTGTTCACCGACATGAGCCTCGCCGAGGGCAGCTCTATCAACTGGTCCTTCAAATACAGCAGCCACATCGACCACATCCTGGTGACCGACGAGCTCTTCGGACACCTCGCCCACGCCGCCGCCGAGGTCCGGACGTTCCACATGGACAGCTACCTGGAATCGGGCTGGGGCGAGTACGAGACCAACCTCAGCGATCACCTGCCCGTCGGATTGAAGCTCCCGCTGGCGCCCTGA